One genomic segment of Streptomyces niveus includes these proteins:
- the rpsQ gene encoding 30S ribosomal protein S17, producing the protein MTESNVTETTEKSERGFRKTREGLVVSDKMDKTVVVAVEDRVKHALYGKVIRRTNKLKAHDEQNAAGIGDRVLLMETRPLSATKRWRIVEILEKAK; encoded by the coding sequence ATGACTGAGAGCAACGTGACTGAGACGACCGAGAAGAGCGAGCGCGGCTTCCGCAAGACCCGCGAGGGTCTCGTCGTCAGCGACAAGATGGACAAGACCGTCGTCGTCGCTGTCGAGGACCGCGTGAAGCACGCCCTGTACGGCAAGGTCATCCGCCGTACGAACAAGCTCAAGGCTCACGACGAGCAGAACGCCGCCGGGATCGGCGACCGTGTCCTCCTCATGGAGACCCGGCCGCTCTCCGCGACGAAGCGCTGGCGCATCGTCGAGATCCTTGAGAAGGCCAAGTAA
- the rplX gene encoding 50S ribosomal protein L24, whose protein sequence is MKIKKGDLVQVITGKDKGKQGKVIVAYPTQDRVLVEGVNRVKKHTKAGQTARGSQTGGIVTTEAPVHISNVQLVVEKDGKKVVTRVGYRFDDEGNKIRVAKRTGEDI, encoded by the coding sequence ATGAAGATCAAGAAGGGCGACCTGGTTCAGGTCATCACCGGTAAGGACAAGGGCAAGCAGGGCAAGGTCATTGTGGCCTACCCCACGCAGGACCGTGTTCTCGTCGAGGGTGTCAACCGGGTCAAGAAGCACACCAAGGCCGGCCAGACCGCACGTGGTTCGCAGACCGGTGGCATCGTGACGACCGAAGCCCCTGTTCACATCAGCAATGTTCAGCTGGTCGTGGAGAAGGACGGCAAGAAGGTCGTTACCCGCGTCGGCTACCGCTTTGACGACGAGGGCAACAAGATCCGCGTTGCCAAGCGGACCGGTGAGGACATCTGA
- the rplN gene encoding 50S ribosomal protein L14 — MIQQESRLRVADNTGAKEILCIRVLGGSGRRYAGIGDVIVATVKDAIPGGNVKKGDVIKAVIVRTVKERRRQDGSYIRFDENAAVILKNDGDPRGTRIFGPVGRELREKKFMKIISLAPEVL; from the coding sequence GTGATCCAGCAGGAGTCGCGACTGCGTGTCGCCGACAACACTGGTGCCAAGGAGATCCTTTGCATCCGTGTTCTCGGTGGCTCGGGTCGCCGCTACGCGGGTATCGGTGACGTCATCGTCGCCACCGTCAAGGACGCGATCCCCGGTGGCAACGTGAAGAAGGGTGACGTCATCAAGGCGGTCATCGTTCGCACCGTGAAGGAACGCCGCCGCCAGGACGGCTCGTACATCCGCTTCGACGAGAACGCCGCCGTCATTCTGAAGAACGACGGCGACCCTCGTGGCACCCGTATCTTCGGCCCGGTGGGCCGTGAGCTGCGCGAGAAGAAGTTCATGAAGATCATCTCGCTCGCGCCGGAGGTGCTGTAA